Proteins from one Indicator indicator isolate 239-I01 chromosome 37, UM_Iind_1.1, whole genome shotgun sequence genomic window:
- the LOC128978480 gene encoding alpha-2-macroglobulin-like protein 1 produces MRSPSALPILLLLLLQLTAWVSAAPSYVVTCPAVLYHPHTTTLWVHLSGLHEPVQVTIQLQRADEPQSITLLDREVQEPRLHLNITFPAPAPARGEEELAELQVAIQGESLQVSEKKKVMLKALQPGIFIQTDKAVYKPGQQVKFRVVSFDQDLVASNEKLPLVLLKDPSGNRIAQWQDVTPQQGIVDLSLPLAAEPALGTYTIEVEGKTQSFSVEEYVLPKFEMSIGLPPVVLEKDEKFQMEICGRYTYGKPVQGKVQASLCKPFRHISFMSRPAPKEKNCVEVRGQTERNGCFSTELPLAAFNITSSFHMNPIQVQASLVENETGLEVKGTKSFKIVPESFTVTFQDTDGFYRPGIPYTGMMLLRGAAGAALPQKQLLLIVSQQGEEVRQTLLTDSSGRASFELDTSDWSGTVSLEGQVKEPSDSEKDVLAPLYHRAHWRVSPFFSVSKSFLQLRHGQSESACCQPQQLWVDLIVSKEALGTEQDSLDVVFLVLAKGTIATVLRRELPAEPGLRSFSLEVPISHKLAPEAKVLAYAVLPNGEMVSDSIELQVTNSLPSKVKMTFSEARALPGSVLQLQLEAAPGSLCALRALDRSVQLLRPQAELSEELIYKALPEFNYPERVQEPPRCPSFSWDKSQMETYKLFQDAVLKLFTNARTGDDCKERNFGLPGLPGPRGDLIQRNIWLAGAAPEVRKNVIPDHAVPEEPPAARTYFPETWLWDLVPVGESGSAEMAVTVPDTITSWEAGMFCTSPLGLGLAPATTLTTFKPFFVELALPYSVVRHEAFTLAATVFNYLQQCLRVRVRLEESLELKLSATAAKEHSSCVCAEEARTFHWDVQATSLGEVNITVSTEALSSAELCGNELPVVPAQGAVDTVIKPLLVQPGGILVEKAHNSLLCQEATEEISLEVPADALEGSQRAHVTVMGDIMGNAVQNLDRLLAMPHGCGEQNMVHFAPNIYIQQYLEKTEQLHPDLRAKAQSFLQRGYQRELLYKHSDGSYSAFGESDEEGNTWLTAFVLKSFGQARGYVAIEEQHIREALRWLQEKQQPGGCFRSVGKLFNNALQGGVSDELSLSAYVTAAMLELGLSPTDPTVSSALRCLEASATDDLYTQALLAYVLGLAGRWEQQQAQLRSLAQHSISAEGQLHWQRKGKAVPSSQPSWAAAAPAEVEMTAYVLLAYLTQPQVSSADLGTASHIVRWLSRQQNPYGGFASTQDTVVALQALAKYAALTYGDNGDFVVTVTSPTGTAQHFELHHSTRLLLQQAALHQLPGTYGVRARGQGCALLQVTLRYNVPPPPSTGKFDLGVEIKPRMCRRDAHARFRLLLRARYTGERPTTNMAVIEAKLPSGYIPDKKSVVELRRQKLVKKVEVQPEQVTIYLDQLTKEKEIFTFIAKQDFPVRNLQPATVTLYDYYETGDRVDVAYSAPCSAGRG; encoded by the exons ATGAGGTCCCCAAGTGCCCTTcccatcctgctgctcctcctcctgcagctcacagcttGGGTGTCTGCAGCACC GAGCTATGTGGTCACCTGCCCAGCTGTCCTCTACCACCCCCACACCACGACCCTGTGGGTCCATCTCAGTGGCCTGCACGAGCCTGTCCAGGTGACcatccagctgcagagagcagatgaGCCCCAGAGCATCACCCTGCTGGACAGGGAGGTGCAGGAGCCTCGGCTGCACCTCAACATCACCTTCCCT gctccagcccctgccagaggggaggaggagttggcagagctgcaggtggcaaTCCAGGGAGAGTCCCTCCAGGTCTCTGAGAAGAAGAAAGTGATGCTGAAAGCTTTGCAGCCTGGCATCTTCATCCAGACAGACAAGGCTGTCTACAAGCCTGGGCAGCAAG tGAAGTTCCGAGTGGTGTCCTTTGATCAAGACTTGGTTGCCAGCAATGAGAAG CTTCCCCTTGTGCTCCTCAAG gaCCCCAGTGGGAACCGCATCGCGCAGTGGCAGGATGTGACCCCCCAGCAGGGCATCGTGGacctgtccctgcccctggctgctgagccagccctgggcacctACACCATCGAGGTGGAGGGGAAGACTCAGTCCTTCAGCGTGGAGGAATATG TGCTGCCCAAGTTTGAGATGAGCATTGGCCTCCCCCCCGTGGTGCTGGAGAAGGATGAGAAGTTCCAGATGGAGATCTGTGGACG GTACACCTATGGGAAGCCTGTCCAGGGGAAGGTCCAGGCCAGCTTATGCAAACCCTTCAGGCACATCAGTTTCATGTCCAGACCTGCTCCAAAAGAGAAGAACTGCGTCGAGGTCAGGGGgcag ACTGAGAGGAACGGCTGCTTTTCCACAGAGCTCCCCTTGGCTGCCTTCAACATCACCAGCTCCTTCCATATGAATCCAATCCAAGTCCAGGCGTCGCTGGTAGAGAATGAGACAG ggctggagGTGAAAGGCACCAAGAGCTTCAAGATTGTCCCCGAAAGCTTCACCGTCACCTTCCAAGACACCGATGGTTTCTACAGGCCTGGCATCCCCTACACTGGCATG atgctgctgagGGGAGCTGCCGGCGCCGCGCTGCcgcagaagcagctcctgctcatcGTGagccagcaaggagaggaggTGAGGCAGACCCTCCTGACAGACTCCTCAGGGAGAGCCTCCTTCGAGTTGGACACCTCTGATTGGAGTGGCACAGTCTCCTTGGAA GGCCAAGTCAAGGAGCCATCTGACAGTGAGAAGGATGTCTTGGCACCCCTCTATCACAGAGCCCACTGGAGGGTCAGCCCTTTCTTCTCAGTCAGCAAGAGCTTCCTGCAGCTGCGCCATGGGCAGAGCGAGTCAGCCTgttgccagccccagcagctctgggtggaCCTCATTGTCAGCAAGGAGGCCCTGGGGACTGAGCAGGACAGCCTGGATGTGGTCTTCCTG gtcCTGGCCAAGGGGACCATTGCCACTGTCCTCAggagagagctgcctgcagagcctg GGCTGAGAagcttctccctggaggtgcccaTCAGCCACAAGCTGGCACCCGAGGCCAAGGTTCTGGCCTATGCTGTGCTGCCCAACGGCGAGATGGTGTCTGACAGCATCGAGCTGCAGGTCACCAACAGCCTCCCCAGCAAg GTGAAGATGACTTTTTCAGAGGCCAGGGCTCTGCCTGGCTcggtgctgcagctgcagctggaggctgccccTGGCTCCCTGTGTGCCCTCCGTGCCCTGGACCGCAGTGTGCAGCTCTTGAGGCCCCAGGCTGAGCTCAGTGAAGAGCTG atCTACAAAGCACTCCCTGAATTCAACTACCCTGAAAGGGTCCAGGAGCCACCACGCTGCCCATCATTTTCCTGGGAC AAATCCCAGATGGAGACCTACAAATTATTCCAG GATGCAGTGCTGAAGCTCTTCACCAATGCCAGGACTGGTGATGACTGCAAGGAGAGGAACTTTGGCTTGCCTGGGCTCCCAGGTCCCAGAG GTGACCTCATCCAAAGGAATATTTGGCTGGCAGGTGCTGCCCCAGAAGTAAGGAAAAATGTTATCCCAGACCATGCTGTCCCTGAAGAGCCTCCAGCAGCCCGGACCTACTTCCCAGAGACGTGGCTGTGGGACCTGGTCCCTGTGGG GGAGAGTGGCTCTGCGGAGATGGCAGTGACAGTGCCTGACACCATCACCAGCTGGGAAGCTGGGATGTTCTGCACATCTCCCCTGGGCTTGGGGCTGGCCCCTGCCACCACCCTGACCACCTTCAAGCCCTTCTTCGtggagctggcactgccctACTCCGTGGTGCGCCACGAAGCCTTCACCCTGGCAGCCACCGTCTTCAACTacctgcagcagtgcctgcgg GTCcgggtgaggctggaggagtcGCTGGAGCTGAAGCTGTCTGCGACAGCAgccaaggagcacagcagctgtgtgtgtgcagaagaGGCCAGGACCTTCCACTGGGATGTGCAAGCCACCAGCCTGG GGGAGGTGAACATCACCGTCAGCACCGAGgccctcagctctgcagagctctgtggcaATGAGCTGCCTGTGGtgccagcccagggtgctgtgGACACTGTGATAAAGCCTTTGCTGGTGCAG CCCGGGGGGATCCTGGTGGAGAAGGCACACaactccctgctctgccaggaag CCACTGAAGAAATCTCCCTGGAGGTTCCTGCAGATGCCTTGGAAGGCTCCCAGCGAGCCCACGTCACGGTGATGG GTGACATCATGGGCAACGCTGTGCAGAACCTGGACCGCCTGCTGGCCATGCCCCatggctgtggggagcagaaCATGGTGCACTTTGCCCCCAACATCTACATCCAGCAGtacctggagaagactgagcagCTGCACCCCGACCTCCGTGCCAAGGCCCAGAGCTTCCTGCAGCGCG ggtACCAGCGAGAGCTGCTCTACAAACACAGTGATGGCTCCTACAGTGCCTTTGGGGAGAGTGATGAGGAAGGCAAcacctg GCTGACGGCTTTTGTCCTCAAGTCCTTCGGGCAAGCCCGAGGCTATGTGGCCATCGAGGAGCAGCACATCCGGGAGGCGCTGCgctggctgcaggagaagcagcagccggGGGGCTGCTTCCGCAGCGTGGGGAAGCTCTTCAACAACGCTCTGCAG GGCGGTGTCTCGGACGAGCTCTCGCTGTCAGCTTATGTCACTGCTGccatgctggagctggggctgtccccAACG GACCCGACGGTGAGCTCAGCCCTGCGGTGCCTGGAGGCCTCGGCTACTGATGACCTCTACACACAGGCGCTGCTCGCCTACgtcctggggctggcagggcgctgggagcagcagcaagcccAGCTGAGGAGCCTGGCCCAACACAGCATCAGTGCAG AGGGGCAGCTCCACTggcagaggaaggggaaggctgTGCCCTCCTCGCAGCCctcttgggctgctgctgccccagcagaggTGGAGATGACAGCTTACGTCCTCCTGGCCTACctcacccagccccaggtgtccTCTGCTGACCTGGGCACCGCTTCCCACATCGTCCGCTggctcagcaggcagcagaaccCCTATGGGGGCTTTGCCTCCACACAG GACACAGTGGTGGCCCTGCAAGCCCTGGCCAAGTACGCTGCCCTGACCTACGGTGACAACGGGGACTTCGTGGTGACAGTGACATCCCCGACGGGCACCGCGCAGCACTTTGAGCTGCACCACAGCACcagactgctgctgcagcaggcggCTCTGCACCAGCTGCCAGGGACCTACGGGGTGCGAGCCCGcgggcagggctgtgccctgctgcag GTGACCCTCAGGTACAATGTGCCACCCCCTCCCAGCACGGGGAAGTTCGACCTCGGCGTGGAGATAAAGCCCAGGATGTGCAGGAGGGATGCCCACGCCCGCTTCCGCCTGCTCCTGCGGGCACG ATACACCGGGGAGCGTCCCACCACCAACATGGCTGTGATTGAGGCCAAGCTGCCATCTGGCTACATCCCAGACAAGAAGTCGGTGGTGGAG CTGAGGAggcagaagctggtgaagaaagTGGAGGTGCAGCCTGAGCAGGTGACGATTTACCTGGACCAG CTAACTAAGGAGAAGGAGATCTTTACCTTCATTGCCAAGCAGGACTTCCCAGTGAGGAACCTGCAGCCAGCCACCGTGACCCTGTATGACTACTATGAGACAG GTGACCGTGTGGATGTTGCCTACAGTGCTCCTTGCAGCGCAGGTAGGGGCTGA
- the FTSJ3 gene encoding pre-rRNA 2'-O-ribose RNA methyltransferase FTSJ3 encodes MGKKSKLGKSRRDKFYHLAKETGFRSRSSFKLLQLNRKFQFLQKARALLDLCAAPGGWLQVASKFMPVSSLIVGVDLVPIKPIPNVVTLQEDITTEKCRQALRKELQTWKVDVVLNDGAPNVGASWVHDAYSQANLTLMALKLACEFLCKGGWFITKVFRSRDYQPLLWIFQQLFQKVQATKPQASRNESAEIFVVCQGYQAPDKIDSKFFDPKYAFKEVEVQAKSVSELISKKKPKAEGYADGDTTLYHRFTLMDFLKAPNPVDFLSKANEITLGDGELENHSCTSEELRQCCKDIRVLGRKELRALLNWRTKLRRFLAKKLKEQAKELDINLSSGEEEEGREDEEKKEKKASPKAAADEEEKEEEEEVELALAEMKAKELAELKRKKKKILKEQRKQRERVELKMDLPGVSIADDGDTSMFSLRTIQRTPLLNEVTRGDMASADALLEMGPGEDDIYISDHEKEEDDVSLASELDPEELVEIEARQRRLERERREQGAKRGKFKQKEEKEEEEKEENPLLVPLEEKSVLEERQASMWFGKDAFAGIEDDADEDLELGQSQLLAEKQRESQRDKARRKVQKKVPQEEGPAEPPPAADTKPSPADAQEEQSSDDDSSSSDEERPLIPAGTKRGRVEPCGFEVVPIVDPVKRARVLDAEGLALGSVIATSKKARRDLIDDSFNRYSYNEEEGELPEWFREEEKRHRCKQVPVDKQTVEAYRQRWREINARPIKKVAEAKARKKRRMLKKMEQMKKKAESVVNTVDISEREKVAQLRRIYKKAGLAKEKRQVTYLVAKKGVGPRVRRPPGVKGQFKVVDSRLKKDVRAQQRKEQHRRKRHK; translated from the exons ATGGGCAAGAAAAGTAAATTGGGAAAGAGCCGCAGGGACAAGTTCTACCACCTGGCGAAGGAGACAG GCTTTCGCTCCCGCTCCTCCTTCAAGCTTCTCCAGCTCAACAGGAAGTTCCAGTTCCTGCAGAAGGCTCGGGCACTGCTGGACCTCTGTGCAGCCCCTGGGGGCTG gctgcaagtggCTTCCAAATTCATGCCAGTTTCCAGCTTGATCGTTG GGGTTGACCTGGTCCCCATCAAGCCCATTCCCAACGTGGTGACACTGCAGGAGGACATCACCACTGAGAAGTGTCGCCAG GCCCTGCGCAAGGAGCTGCAGACCTGGAaggtggatgtggtgctgaatgATGGAGCACCCAACGTGGGAGCCAGCTGGGTGCATGATGCCTATTCCCAGG ccAACCTGACCCTGATGGCCCTGAAGCTGGCCTGTGAATTCCTGTGCAAAGGAGGCTGGTTCATCACCAAGGTGTTCCGTTCCCGGGACTATCAGCCACTCCTCTGGATcttccagcagctcttccagaAGGTCCAAGCCACCAAGCCCCAGGCCTCCCGCAATGAGTCTGCTGAGATCTTCGTGGTGTGCCAGG GTTACCAGGCTCCAGACAAAATTGACAGCAAATTCTTTGACCCAAAATATGCCTTCAAGGAGGTGGAGGTTCAGGCTAAGTCTGTCAGTGAGCTGATCAGCAAGAAGAAACCCAAG gcagaaggCTATGCAGATGGTGACACAACCCTCTACCACCGCTTCACCCTGATGGACTTCCTCAAGGCTCCCAACCCTGTGGACTTCCTCTCCAAGGCCAACGAG atCACGCTGGGGGACGGCGAGCTGGAGAACCACAGCTGCACCAGCGAGGAGCTGCGGCAGTGCTGCAAGGACATCCGCGTGCTGGGGCGCAAAGAGCTCAG agccctgctgaacTGGAGGACCAAGCTGCGGCGTTTCTTGGCCAAGAAGCTGAAGGAGCAGGCGAAGGAGCTGGATATCAA CCTGAGCTcaggtgaagaggaggaaggcagagaggatgaggagaagaaggagaagaaggcaTCACCGAAAGCTGCAGCCgatgaggaggagaaagaggaagaggaggaggtagaGCTGGCCTTGGCAGAGATGAAGGCCAAGGAACTGGCAGAATTAAAGAG aaagaagaagaagatccTGAAGGAGCAGCGGAAGCAGCGCGAGCGTGTGGAGCTGAAGATGGACCTCCCTGGTGTCTCCATTGCTGATGATGGTGACACCAGCATGTTCTCCCTCCGCACCATCCAGAGGACCCCG CTGCTGAACGAGGTGACCAGGGGGGACATGGCATCAGCTGATGCCCTGCTGGAGATGGGACCTGGAGAAGATGACATTTACATCTCAGATcatgaaaaagaggaggatgaTGTGTCCCTGGCCAGTGAGCTGGACccagaggagctggtggagatAGAGGCTCGACAGCGCCGGCTGGAGCGGGAGAGGCGAGAGCAGGGGGCAAAGAG AGGGAAGTtcaagcagaaggaagagaaggaggaagaagagaaagaagagaatccCCTGCTGGTGCCCCTGGAGGAGAAGTCAGTGCTGGAGGAGCGGCAGGCCAGCATGTGGTTTGGGAAG gatgcctttgctGGCATTGAGGACGATGcagatgaggacctggagctggggcagtcccagctgctggctgagaaACAGCGAGAGTCTCAGAGAG ACAAAGCCAGAAGGAAAGTGCAGAAGAAGGTACCCCAGGAGGAAGGTCCAGCTGAGCCCCCACCCGCCGCAGACAccaaacccagccctgctgatgcgcaggaggagcagagcagtgatgatgacagcagcagcagtgatgaggAGAG GCCACTGATCCCAGCGGGGACGAAGCGAGGCCGTGTGGAGCCCTGCGGCTTCGAGGTGGTGCCCATTGTGGACCCAG tgaAGAGGGCTCGTGTCCTGGATGCAGAGGGCCTGGCGCTTGGCTCCGTCATCGCCACCTCCAAAAAGGCCAGGAGGGACCTGATCGATGACTCCTTCAACAG GTACTCCTACAAcgaggaggagggggagctgccagagtggttcagggaggaggagaagcggCACCGGTGCAAGCAGGTGCCGGTGGACAAGCAGACGGTGGAGGCCTACCGGCAGCGCTGGCGCGAGATCAACGCCCGCCCCATCAAGAAGGTGGCAGAGGCCAAGGCCCGCAAGAAGAGGAGG ATGCTGAAGAAGATGGAGCAGATGAAGAAGAAGGCAGAGTCGGTGGTGAACACGGTGGACATCTCCGAGAGGGAGAAGGTGGCTCAGCTGCGGCG catctacaagaaggctgggctGGCCAAGGAGAAGCGGCAGGTGACCtacctggtggccaagaagggggTGGGACCCCGAGTGCGCCGCCCCCCCGGCGTCAAGGGGCAGTTCAAGGTGGTGGACAGCCGCCTGAAGAAGGACGTCAGGGCGCAGCAGCGcaaggagcagcacaggaggaaacGCCACAAGTGa
- the PSMC5 gene encoding 26S proteasome regulatory subunit 8 — protein sequence MPAEKMAVDGPEQMEMDDGKGGTGLRQYYLSKIEELQLIVNEKSQNLRRLQAQRNELNAKVRLLREELQLLQEQGSYVGEVVRAMDKKKVLVKVHPEGKFVVDVDKNIDINDVTPNCRVALRNDSYTLHKILPNKVDPLVSLMMVEKVPDSTYEMIGGLDKQIKEIKEVIELPVKHPELFEALGIAQPKGVLLYGPPGTGKTLLARAVAHHTDCTFIRVSGSELVQKFIGEGARMVRELFVMAREHAPSIIFMDEIDSIGSSRLEGGSGGDSEVQRTMLELLNQLDGFEATKNIKVIMATNRIDILDSALLRPGRIDRKIEFPPPNEEARLDILKIHSRKMNLTRGINLRKIAELMPGASGAEVKGVCTEAGMYALRERRVHVTQEDFEMAVAKVMQKDSEKNMSIKKLWK from the exons ATGCCGGCCGAGAAGATGGCGGTGGACGGGCCCGAGCAG ATGGAGATGGACGATGGGAAGGGCGGCACCGGGCTCCGGCAGTATTACCTGTCCAAAATCGAGGAACTGCAG CTCATTGTGAACGAGAAGAGCCAGAACCTGCGGCGCCTGCAAGCGCAGAGGAATGAGCTGAACGCGAAGG tgcGTCTGCTGcgggaggagctgcagctgctgcaggagcagggctcctACGTGGGGGAAGTGGTGAGAGCCATGGACAAGAAGAAGGTGCTGGTCAAG GTGCACCCAGAGGGCAAGTTCGTGGTGGACGTGGACAAGAACATCGACATCAACGAT GTGACCCCCAACTGCCGCGTGGCCCTGCGCAACGACAGCTACACCCTGCACAAGATCCTGCCCAACAAAGTGGACCCTCTGGTGTCCCTCATGATGGTGGAGAAAGTTCCAGATTCCACCTACGAGATGATTGGGGGCTTGGACAAGCAGATCAAGGAGATCAAGGAAGTGATCGAGCTGCCGGTCAAGCACCCTGAGCTCTTTGAGGCGCTGGGGATCGCCCAGCCCAAG GGTGTGCTGCTCTATGGACCCCCTGGCACAGGCAAGACCTTGCTGGCCAGGGCCGTGGCTCACCACACTGACTGCACCTTCATCCGCGTCTCGGGCTCCGAGCTGGTGCAGAAGTTCATCGGGGAAG GTGCCCGCATGGTGCGGGAGCTGTTCGTGATGGCTCGGGAGCATGCCCCCTCCATCATCTTCATGGATGAGATCGACTCCATCGGCTCCTCCCGCCTGGAGGGAGGCTCGGGGGGGGACAGCGAGGTGCAGCGCACCATGCTGGAGCTCCTCAACCAGCTCGATGGCTTCGAGGCCACCAAGAACATCAAG GTGATCATGGCCACCAACCGCATCGACATCCTGGACTCGGCCCTGCTGCGCCCCGGCCGCATCGACAGGAAGATTGAGTTCCCCCCTCCCAACGAGGAG gctcgcCTGGACATCCTCAAGATCCACTCCCGGAAGATGAACCTGACCAGGGGCATCAACCTGAGGAAGATTGCAGAGCTGATGCCAGGGGCGTCGGGTGCTGAAGTGAAG GGGGTGTGCACAGAGGCTGGCATGTACgcgctgagggagaggagggtgcACGTCACGCAGGAGGACTTCGAGATGGCTGTGGCCAAG GTGATGCAGAAGGACAGTGAGAAGAACATGTCCATCAAGAAGCTGTGGAAGTAG